From Clostridium sp. SY8519:
AAAACAGCAGGAGTCTGCATCTGCCTCCACGGCGGAAAAACAGGAGAATTCTGGGGCCGCATCTTCAGCGGGCAATCAGCAGAGTTCCGAGTCCGCATCTTCAGAGGAAAAACAGGAGAAATCTGAGTCTGCGAAAGAGACGGAACAGAAGCAGGGAACAGAGACGCTTCCTTCCGGGGAAAAACAGTCCGGAAGCGATATGAAGTCTGACAGCCAGATGGAAGCAGAGGATAAAAGTATAGAGAAAAACAGTGTTTCCGCACTTCCCAGAAAACTGCAGGCCAACGGCTGGGTGCAGGTATGGTTTGATGGTACGGATGGAATGGGCACCGGCGAGGATGGCCAGGATACCAGGCAAAGTCTTTATACAGGTGCAACAAATGTAAGAAGGAATGTTGCGCAGGGAAGCACGATAACACTTCCCACTACTGCAGGTTCCAATAGCAAGTATACCTTGAAGGGCTGGTATGATATTGTCAACGGAAAATACTACCAGCCGGGAGCGACGGTAAGAATTAACGACAATACGGTGTTTTACGCGGAGTGGGTCCTGAAAAACTATAATCTCGGACCTTCGGCAGCTGTCGTAGCCAATCAGCCGGATATCAGCAGCTTTGTCAAAACAGACGTATTTGACTATAACGAGATTTTCAATATCAAGCATGGCGCAGTGCTTGACGGTTCGCTATTTCCAAATGGAAACCGCATGCATCAGAGCAGCGGATGGCCACGGCGATGGATTAGTGAAACATGGAAGGACTCGGGGGACCTGTCAAAGGGTTCGGATTTCCTGTTTACCAACTGGTTCTACCATAAGGCTTATCCGCCGCAGTGGCTTGGATTTCCCCAGGATGCAAAGCATTATAGGAATACTTATGCAGGGGATTCCCTAACGAAAGGGATTGTTAATAAGCGTTCCGACGCGCTGATGACAGATCTGTTTGGCACATCCGATGCGCCCGGAAAAGTGTCCCTGGGAGAAGGAAACTGGCTGTACCAGTATGATAATAATAAAAACTCAGAGCACTATGGCTACTACTATTACAACAGCGACAACAATGCAGCGGATTACAATCGGGAGAAAGGACGTTTTTATGTTTATCAGAACTCCCAGAAGATTGTAGGCGATAACGGCCTGGATGATGGCCAGTCGCATACATCTTTTATGCCTTTTGAAGCAGGAACCGGTGATATTAAGAAGGGAACGGGACAGACAAACTTCTGGTTTGGAATGCACAGCACCATTGATTTCTATCTTCCGGATGATTCCGGATCCGGCGGCAATAAGGCATTGGGAAATCATGACATGCAGTTTGAGTTTAGCGGGGACGATGATGTCTGGGTCTTTGTGGATGATCAGCTGGTGCTGGATCTGGGCGGCATTCACGGAACCAGAAAGGGATCGATCAATTTTTCAACCGGGAAAGTAACAGTGAGCGGTGATGATGGCTCGATGACGCAGATGCCTGCGATTCAGGCGGGGGACCACAAATTACATTTTTACTATCTTGAACGGGGATCCTCCTGGTCAAATGCATCGATCTATTTCAATATCGCACCGCGCTATGGGCTGACGATAGCGAAAAAAGACAAAGATACGCAAGCGAAACTCCGGGACGCACAGTTTTCTTTTTACATCGACAAAAACTGTACCATTCCAGCCAGACTCTGGAAGAGTGAGAAGAACAGTCAGGCGGATGCAGCTTCTAATACGTTTACATCTGATGAAAACGGAATCCTTTCCTGCTATGGCCTCAGACCGGGCGTTATCTATTACATCAAGGAGACGGGTGCACCGGCAGGCTATCCCTCTGTCGCGGATAAAACATTTGTATTGGATCTGGATAAAGACGGAAAAGTGACGCTGACCAATGATGGAGACGGTCTGGCAGAACTGGAGGACGGCGGGGGAACTGACCGACGGATTCTGCTGAATATCAGCAATAAGAAGCCGAAAGGAACCAGTATCAAAGCCGTGAAAAAATGGCGAAAAAAAGACGGAGGCGCATTAACGGAAGACCTTCCGAAAGGAGTGACCGTCCGGCTTTACCGCAAGGCTTATGACGCAGGAGCAGTGGAGCCGGACGATCCGGGAGATGAAACCGAATATACGGTGAAGGTTCTCACCCAGTATTTTGGATCGGATACGCATGGGTCAAACACAGACAATGCCCCGATTCAAACAGGAGATCTGACAGAAAGCATAAAGGTGAAAAACGGCGGTCAGGTCAAACTGACACTGAACGCGCATCCTGACAGCGATTTTGGAACCGCCATTTATGCGGTGACTGCAAACGGAAACACCATTTCCGCGGATGCGGGAAGTGCGACGAAATACACTAGCCGCAATATGCAGATTGCCGGAAACTGGGGATCCTACCCGCCCCAGAACGGAACATATACTATTGGCCCGGTGACGAAAGATACAACGGTTGTCATTACGCTGATCGGATATCTGAATTACACGCAGACCGGAAATACCGGATCTGTGAAACAGACCCTGGATATCAGTTCGAAGGTTTCGGAGGGAAGCGGATCCGGCAGTTCGGGCAGCGGACAGGGATCCGGCTCCCAGCAGACTGTGATTCCGGCGGAAAAGCCGAAGGATGCAGAACGGGCGAAATACAGCGACGGAAGCACGGTAGAAGATTTTGTCCTGTCTCCGGCCAATGGATGGGGCGAGAATTGGGATGGATGGAAGAACCTTCCGACACAGGATCAGGCAGGAAAGCATTACTATTATTACGTTTCGGAGGAAACGGAGCTTCCGGGCTTTACCGCATCCTATTCCGGAAATGCAGCTACAGACGGCACCGTGACCATAAAGAATGTCCGCAGGGAAGTGGACATTCCGGTGGCAAAGGTATGGTCTGACGGCAGCGATCAGCATACCGTGGACAGTGTGGAAGTCCATTTGCTGGCAGATGGAAATGATACGGGCAAAACACTGGTGCTGAATCAATCGAACGGATGGAAAGCTGCCTTTGCCGGACTGCCTGAGATCGGCAGCGATGGCAAGGCCATCACTTATACGGTGCAGGAAACAGAGAAAAAGGGATATACGGCATCGGTGACCGGTTCGCCGGCCGCCGGATTTACCATTACCAATACCCGCATGGTATCCCTTGCGTTTCAGAAAGTTGACGCGACCGGCGGAAGGGAGCTGAAAAACGCGGAGTTTTCCCTGTTCCGGGACCATCAGGCAGCGCAGGCGGTGTCTGCCTACACGAATGAAGCGATGACAGGGGATGTGACGACAGCGTTTGTGTCCGGATCGGATGGAATGGTTCATATTTACGGACTTACTGCTGGAAATTATTACATGAAAGAAACCAGGGCGCCAGGCGGTTATACAAGGATTGGCACGCTGATAAAAATTACGCTGGATCAGACAGGTAACATTTCTTCTGCGTCCGAAGTAAGTGTGGATAAAGAAGGAAAAGAAACAATCGTATCCGGAAATACTTATGTGGATTTTAACAGGGATACCCAGAGCCTTAAGATTAAAAACTATCCGGTGTCAAAACTGCCGGCAACCGGCGGAAAGGGAATTTTTCTCAGTATCCTCATCGGAGTATGCGGGTTGGGTACAGCAGTTTTTCTACTGCTGACAAATAAAAGAAAGTGCCGGAACTGACGGGCTTTCAGACTGACTGAATTTGAACGGTTCCTGCCGGGCAAATAAATCACTTTACTACTTTTTAATGGGAGGGAAAATTATGTTGTTACAGAGAGGACGAACGAGCAGACGACAGAATCGCCATAAAATTGCGGCGCTTGCGCTTGCCGGAATGATGATGGTTTCTTTCGTCACAGCAGGAGCGACGACAGCCAGGGCGGATACGGCGGCTGGGACGAAAGCAGCGATTACCGTTACGAATATCGACGCGGCGGATAACGCAGCATTAAAGGCCTACAAGATTGTAGGAAAGGACGCGAATGGAAACTGGAGTCCGGTGATTGCGGGAAGCATTGCGGATGTTACAAAGCCGACGGCAGCCGAAATTACTGCGCTGGCTGGCAAGACTGATCAATTAGGAACCGGGATCGAGCTGACGACCATGGATCACAAGACTTATTCGAAAGGGGATCTGGATTTTGGTACCTATCTGGTCCTGGTAGAACAAAATGACGGAGTGAAAAATATCTATAACCCGATGATCGTAAGTATCAATGATGATAAGGGAAACGCGCAGGCGGGAAGCGTAGATGCAGCAGGAAACTTTATTACCACGGACGGTACGACAGCATTTGCCAAAAAATCCCCGGTTGATATTACGAAAAAGGTAACAAATTCGGATCAGGACAATGAAAAGGGAAGTACCCTGACCGGTACCGGAACGACAGATGCGAGCCACGAAAGCGGTGCAGCGGTGACGGAAGCAAATTTTCAGATCGATACCACGGTTCCGTACTATTCTGACGCTTATACAACTGTTACCTTCGATGTCAGCGATACCGTGAGTGAAGGCCTCGACGCGCCGGAAGACATCAAGGTAAGTGTCGGAGGAACGGAAGTAGCGGCTTCTGCCGATAAATATACGCTTACACAGAACGGGAAATCTTTTAAGGTTTCCTTTGCCAGTGCATACATCAAAGCAAATCCGGATCAGAAAGTAACAGTTACTTATAAATCCAAACTGAACGAAAAAGCCACCAGCGGTTTTGATGCCAACACGAACAAGGCAACATTAAGGTATTCCAATAAGCCGGGTACCGACACAAAGACAAAGGAAGATAAAACCTATCATTATACCTTTGACATTGACGGAAATGTATTTGGCACTATGAAAGGGGAAGAAATCCGCAAAGTGGGTGTTGATGCGGTAAGTGGTGAGACCATCATTGAGAGAAAAGAAAATTCCTCAAATTCGCCTTTGGCGAATGCCGTGTTCCAGCTTAAGAAAGGTGATACAGTGATCGCTGAAGCTGCGACAGACGCGAAAGGTCTGATGAAATTTACCCAGCTGCAGGCAGGGGAGTACACACTCGTAGAGAAAACAGCTCCGGCCGGTTACGCCAAGGACAGCCGTGAGATTCCGGTTAAAATTGCGGCAAATCTGAATGATGACGGAACTCTTAAAGATTATTCGGTAACAATCAATAACCAGCTGACAACAACTTATACTGCTAATTATGAAGGAACAGAAGTAAAAAGTGTGGACCAGACAGGCAAGCAGGCGGATTTTGTCGATTACAAACTGGGCCAGCTTCCGTCTACCGGCGGATGGGGAACCAGGATGCTCACCATCTTCAGCATTTCCGCAATTGCACTGGCATCCGTATTGGTTGTGACGAACCGCAGAAAAAAAGGTAATATCCGATAAAAGGGAGCAGGCACACAGTATAGGGACTGATGTGCGGCATAAGGCACAGCAGGTGCCGGCATCGCCGGGGACGTGGTTCCTGAAATACGGAACCACGCCTGCTTTGTCAGGCATCTGAGGCGTTCCGGTATGGCGGAAATTGCGGCAGATGTGCAGAAATCATTATGGGGAAAAAGAAACAGGCACGCAGGAAGATATTTCATAAATTAAAGATACTTCTCATTATTCTGTGCTTCACGGTGGGCGTTTTGGGTCTGCTGTATCCATATATCAGTGAAGCCTGGAACCGATATCTGAACCGGGGAACGATCGGAAATTATGACAGGATCGTGAAACAGACGGATGAAAAAAGGAAAAACGAACTGTGGAAAGCGGCAAAGGTGTATAACCGGAAACATCCGGTCAATACGCTGTATGACGCATTTTCCGGTGAGAAGAAGTCAAATGCTGATTCGGAGTATGAGAAGGTACTGAATGTCAACGGTGAGGGCATGATGGGATATCTTGAAATCCCGGCGATAGACATGACACTTTCGATTTATCACGGGACAAGCGCGAAGGTACTGCGCCAGTATGTGGGGCATCTCCCGGGAACGTCCCTGCCTGTGGGCGGAAAAGGCACCCATGCCGTACTGTCCGCGCATCGCGGACTGCCCTCTGCGAAATTGTTTACAGACCTGGATCAAGTGAAAAAGGGTGATTTGTTTTATATTTACATTCTGGATCACGCAATGGCCTATGAGGTCGACCAGATCAAGGTCGTTACGCCGGACAGGGTGGAGGATATGGCGATTGACCCGGAGCAGGATTACGTCACACTGGTTACCTGCACACCCTATGGAGTGAATACGCACCGGCTGCTTGTCCGGGGCCATCGGACCGCTTTTCCGGCAAAGCCTGACACAGCGGCGCCGCGGAATGCGTCAGGAATGAACTGGAAGTATCTGATCTGGGCAGGAATCGCAGCTGCGGTCATCCTCCTTTTCCTTGCAGGTTACAGAAGGAGAAAGAGAAAACGAACACAGAACTGACGGGACATATGCGTCAGGAAGAAGGATACAGGGATTCATGAAAGAGGTCAGTATGTCGGGAAGCAGAAGTTATAAGTTCATATTTATTGCGGCAGTGCTCCTGCCGGCTGTTTTGCTGGGAATGCTGTTTGCCTTCCGCGTGTCTGCCGCGCCAAACGATTCCCTGCCGCCGCTGTCTTCGGAAACCGGGTCCCTTACCGTTACTTTTGTTTCGGATGACGGCACTGCGGTTCCAAACGCGGAGATTCAGCTGGTAAAGGTGGCAGATTTTTCGGTCAGTGACGGGAAAGGTGTCTATCGGTCTGCCGCGGAGTTTGCGTCTCTGCACATAAACTATGCGGATATGTCAACGGACAGATCCATCGAAACAGCAAACAAAGTGTACAGACTGGTGCAGTCCCGGAAAATCCATACGGACTCCGCGAAAACGGATACGAATGGAAAAGCGCGGTTTACAGGGCTGAAAAGCGGGATGTATGAGGTGTTCCTCGGACATCGTATGGATTATAATGGCAAAACCTATTATTTTGATCCGTACCTGATCGCGGTACCGGAAGCAGTTCTGGATAGTGACGGATCGGTGATTCACTGGAAATATCAGGGAATCGCGGTGCCGAAATCACAGAATATGAAAGAAAAGGCGGACAAACCGACACCGGTGCCGCCTCCGATACAGAAAAAACCGACCCATACGGTCAGCAGGATCACGCGGGTCAAAACAGGTGACAAGGGCAATCCGGTCCCCTGGATCTGCCTGATTGCGGCGGCCGCTGCGGGTATTGTGTGTATGACGAAGCGGAAGCCCAGGTAAAGAATATCGCTCTAAAGATTGGAAATCGAAAGGCTGCGGATCGGTTCCGCAGCATGGGAAAACCTCCCGGCGGATGTAAGAAATGCTTACATCCGCCGGGAGGCTTTTTTCGAATGGACGGCATAAATCAGTCGTTGCTGAAATAAAATCCGGTCATTGCCATGGATCCCAGATGGCAGATCGTATTGAAGGCTTCCGCATGGTCACCGTTGGCGGCGCCCAGACAGTAAATCTGTACCAGCTGGCAGACGGACCGGTGCGGTTCAATGAATTGCTGCGCCGGATTGAAATTGCCCAGGGAACATTGTCCAAACAGCTGAAATATCTGGAACAGGAAGGAATCATCCGGCGCAATGTCCAGACCGAGGGCGCGCTGAAAGTGGAGTATGAGCTGACGCCGATTGGAAAAAAATTCAAAAAGGTACTGACTGCCATCGAGGAGTGGGGAGAGGAATATATCGCATATTTAAACGGGAAAAAAGAATAAAAACCGGGAAGAAATCTTTCCATGGATACAGACTGCTGCCAGAGACTTTGTGAGAGTCAGGCAGCAGTTTTTTTCAGCGCGGGAAGCTTAATGGCGGATGACGCCCCCCAATTTCTCCGGGTGGTTTCCATTTAGTACCCATATGGGTACTATACAGAAAAATCGGGTGGATGGTATTCTGTATATGAATAAAAAAGGAAATGATCAGGAAGGAGGAGCGGATTATGGGAATAAGAGGCAAAAAACTTCTGATGCTTGGTTTGACACTGACAGCCCTTGGGGGGATGACGGCATGCGGCGGAGACAATAAGCCGGCTTCGGAAAAAGTGTCGGAGCAGGCAGCAGAGCAGCAGACAAGCGCAGAAAGCACGGAAAGTACAGAATCGGAAAAGAATGTCCCGATTCGGACCGGGAAGCATGAGAAGATGATCGGAACGATAACTGTGAAATCAGAGCAGATCATGATCGAACCGGCATTGACGGTATCTTCTATTTTCGACGTAAAACTGGCGGTAAAAGGGGACAAAGCTTATATTCTTTCAGACGGAAAGGTAAAAGAGTATACGTATGCCGACGGAAAACTGAGTTTCCGGAAAGACATCAAGCTGGAAAATGATTACAGAAAAATGGAAATGACAAAGGACGGAACCCTTCGTCTCAGCAGTTTTATGAAACCCTATATCGGTCTGAAAAACGAAAAACAGATATTCTCTTATGATGATCTGGACAATGTGACGGTACATCCCTCCGGAAAGTGGGGACTCAGCTTTTTTACCAATGCGGCGAAGGTGAATAAAGTGACGTTCCAGGGAGACTCTGTAAAAAAATCCGGCTTTCCGCTGAAAGAAATGGAACTGGTCCGCGAAATACAGATCGATGATAACTATATTTACGCGTCGGGAACCGCGAAGGGCAAGGGCGATGTATACGTATTTATTTACAATCATAAGGGTAAACTGGTGAAAAAGCTCAAAGACAGCGACGGCAGCGGACTCGGAAGCCCGACCTGGCAGATGCAGACCCAAAAAGGCTTTATTGCCCTGGATGGCAACATGCGGGCCTTTGATCTGTGGGATAAGTCAGGAAAATGGATCGGACAGGCCAGGAGCAATGAGCTGTTCGGAACCAGCTATCCATGGCTCAGCGACGGGCAGCTCATGCCGGATGGAAGCCTTCTGGTGATTATGACACAGAGCCGGGCGGACAAGAAAACAGACGAAGCGCTGGTATACAAGGTGACCGGGTTTCAGTAGGGAGTACAGGAACGTTATAAATAGCTGATGCAAGCGAATACAGAAGGAGGAGAGGTAATATGAAATATGAAATCAGAGAAGCTCCGTTTTCCGTACTGGAGTGCAGCCTGAGCGCGGGCGAATCTATGAAATGTCAGAAAGGCGCAATGGCCTGGATGACCCGAGGGATCACGATGCAGACAAAGGCCGGCGGAATCGGCAAGATGTTTAAAAAAGCGATCGCCGGTGAATCCGCGTTCTGGAATAATTATATGGCAGAAGCGGATGGTCAGATTGCGTTTTCTACCACCTTCCCGGGTAAGATTATTCCGGTAGATGTAGGTACGATGCCGATTGTGGCACAGAAATCCGCCTTTCTGGCTTCGGAAGCCGGTGTGGAAATGAATATTTATCTCCAGGAAAAAATCGGTGCCGGTTTCTTTGGCGGAGAAGGTTTCATTATGGAGCAGTTCAGCGGCCGAGGGTATGTATTCCTGGAAATTGACGGCGGATTTGTCGAGAAACAGTTGGAAGCAGGAGAGGAAATCGTGGTTGACAGCGGGTATCTGGCAGCCATGGACCAGAGCTGCTCCATGCGAATTGAACGAATCAAGGGAATCGGAAATGTGATGCTGGGGGGCGAAGGGCTCTTTAACACCATCATTACTGGACCCGGCAAAGTATGGCTGCAGACTATGCCGATCTCCGCGTTCGTAGACGGCATTGTTCCTCATATGCCGTTTAAGCGGGAATAACAGGTCCTTTCTTTCATAACCATATATTAAAACCAGGGCGCCCCGGAAGAAACTCCGCGGGCGCCCTGGTTTTTCAGAAATCTCAGAAACAGTTGTCCATAATATCCGGATCCAGCGGATGGTTCCGGCTGGTAATCAGGCCGATGACAAAATAGAGAATGCCTCCGGCCAGCAGCCCCCAGATGACCGCGTTGATGCCCGCGACATGGACAAAGAAATAGCAGAAGATATACGCCGCGACTGCGCCGATGGCGCTGGCGATAGCTGCCTGCTTCGTGCCCTTTTTCCAGAAGAGACCGCCGATCAGCGGCCAGAGGAAGGTGCATTCCAGTCCGCCGAAGGCAAACAGATTCAGGAAAAAGATGATGTCCGGCGGATCCAGTGTCAGCAGAATGGTGAACAGGCCAAGGGCAATGGTGATCAGGATGCTGGCCAGATGCATATGTCTGCCGTAGCGTTTCAGGCGTACCGGATCGTCTTTGACCACATAGTTTTTCCACAGATCCCTGACAATGGCAGCAGCGGCCAGAATCAGAAGAGAATCCGCGGTAGACATGACAGCTGCCATCGGAGCCGCCAGGAAGATGCCTGCAATGCCTACCGGCATGATTTTCTGCACGATATAAGGCACAAAATAATCGGAAGTCGGAAGGGTGTCAGTATCCACCAGCGCGCCGGCCCAGCAGCCGGCCAGATGCATGCCGACCATGATAAAACTGCAGGTAATGCAGCCGATCCACATGGCGGAATGCAGGCTCTTTGTATTTCGGAAGCCCATGGAACGGACAGCGGTCTGCGGGAGTCCGAGGGTACCGAAGCCCACCAGAACCCAGAAACTGATCAGGCTGCCGGGGGGATATTTGGCAAACAGATTGTCATAGACGCCCGGAAGGTTGTTCCGGAGCCCGGCATCAATGCCGGCAAGGCCGCCGCCGGCCCGCAGAACAAAGAACAGGAACAGGAAGGTTCCCACACACATAATGATGCCCTGCAGCGTGTCCGTCAGGGCAACCGCGGAAAAACCGCCGAAGGCAGTATAGGCGATGACAACGGCACCGAAGATAAACAGGGATATTTTGTGATCCAGTCCGGTGATGGACGCGATCAGTGTGGCGCCGCCGGTAAACTGCCCGATCATCTGGGCGATGCAGAAGGCCACCATCAGGATGCTGGTGACAATGACCAGGACACTGCTTTTGTACCGGGCTTTCAGATAGCCGACCACAGTGACCGCGCCGGTTCTCCGGGATACCAGGGCAAGCTTATTGCCCAGCACGCCGAGGACCAGAAAAGTGACGGGAACCTGTACGGCGGCGATCCATACCTGGGCATAGCCGTAGGTCAGCCCGGCAGCGCCGGGACCGGAGATAAAAGAACTGACCGAGGTGTAAGTGGCCATGGTTGTCATCGCGAGCACAAGGCCGTTCATGCTGCGGCCGCCGATGAAAAATTTTTTCTCTTCCGACATACCGGTGGAGGCGCTCTGTTTCCGTCCGCCGACGATGCCGAAAACAGCATTGGCCAGCAGATAGCCAATGAAGATAAGGAGAATGATTTTCTGATTTCCGGTCATATCACTGTTCCTCCCCGTCATTTTCTTCATCTTCATATTCGAAATTAATGAATACAAATTTTAACAGGATCCATACACCTGCCAACGCCAGTATAATGGTACCGAACACGGAGACGCTGAGCCATGCCGGCATACCGAGAAAATAGAGTCCGCTGCCATTGAGGGCGAAAGCAGTTGTAATGTGCCAGGCGCAGCAGATGGCCACCACAATAAGCGTTGCCCGGATCTCGCGGATGCACTGGGCATGTTTTTCCTGTCTGGTTAGTTTTTTCATACGAATCAATCACTCCCTTTTATTCCTGCCTGTGTTTTGCGCGGAACCGGGCATGCAGCCCGCTTGTCCCTCAGGCCGGTCCGTATTATCATAGAGGGCAGCGTGTGAAAAAGCAAGAAGATAATTCGGGTTTCGGCATTTTATGCTGCAGGAGCGCTGTGCGGGGAGATTTCTTGCCGTTTCACAGTTCGTATTGTAAGATTCCTCTGTAAGTTCCGGGAATGCTGCCGGGAGATTCCGGAGGGACAGACGGTGGAAAAGATGCCCCGTAAGCTCCGGGGATACAGAATGAGACAGAAGGGACAGACCAAAGGATGTCAAAGGATATAAGCAAAACCATGTCAGACAAAAAAGGGAAAGAACCCAGAAAGAATCGATGGGAGAAACTGCTGCTGATTCTCTGTCTGTCGGCAGCGGCAGGGACAGTATTTTTCGGAGCCGTGTTTTTCAGGCGGCCGGATCAGGGCATTCTGCGCCCCTGGCTGTTTGTATATTTCACCGGAATGGTTCTTTTCTGGCAGCTTCTCGTTATTTTCCGCGTCTGTCTGTGGAACGCGTATGGAATTGCCGGGATATTAAAAAGGGGAAAACGAATCCTTCTCCGGGTTTTGTCCGTGCTGTTCTGTATTTTTTTGATTCTGGCGCTGATGATTTTCTGGGGGATTGGGTGGCTGAGCAAACCGCTGGGAACCGAAATAAAGAAAAACGCAAACGGAACGTACAGCGGGGGCTTCGGCTTTTATTTAGAAAGGGATTCCCTGTATGAGGACGGCGGACCGTTTTATCTGCGTTATCTCAGACCAATGTCGGGACCTGAAGATACAGACGCTTCCATTACGGAAAAAGAATGGAGAGATGCCCGGGCAGCGGAAGCAAAGAAACGACAGGACGAGCAGAAAAAAACAGAGCGAAAATCTTCGGAAACAGAGACAACTACAGGCACGGCGGACAGACCGGCACAGGAAAAACCTGACGCCTCCTGCCGTGAGAGAGACGCAAAACAGGAGAAATCCGACCCTTCTTACCGTGACAGTCATGCAGAGCAGGAAAAGAGGATGCGGCAGACGGAGGCCGGTTACCGGGCAGTCAGAAAAAAATGGTACCCGAAATCAAAAACCTTTGAAAAAAATTATGACGCAAAAGGAAATTCCTACTATGTGCTGAAATCATCTGAACAGGAAATCCGGTATCTGATGTATGCCCGGGATTCTTCCAATAACCGATGCGGGCTGTATGTATACGGTCAGGTCCGCAGAAACGCAGATGGAAGCTACTCTCTGACAGACGCGGCCCTGAAAGATATTTACGCGTACGAGTATCGGACCGGAAAAGCAGTATCCAGCGGCAAAACCGCATGGTCAGACCCGGGCAGTGCGGAATACCGGAAGCTGACGGGGGAATAGACAGATGTGTCTAGTCAGGAAAATACGGCAGTTTCTCGCTTTCTGTCGTGTGATCGGAACAGTGGAGCACATATACTGATGGCTGAAAGGAGGAAAACACGTGGATCAGAAAAAGACAGGCCAGTTTTTAAAAACACTGCGAAAAGAAAAACAGCTGACCCAGGAAGGCCTGGCAGAGAAGCTTGGGGTATCCGGGAGAACAGTTTCCCGCTGGGAAACCGGGACAAATATGCCGGATATCAGCCTGCTTGTGGAACTGGCGGAATTTTATCAGGTCAGTATCCCGGAAATTATAGACGGAGAAAGGAAAAGCGAGGATATGAATCAGGAAACAAAAGAAACGGCAGTAAAACTTGCGGAATACAGCAAACATGAGGTGCATGCAGAAAAACGAAAGATCCTCAGTGTTCTGCTGACCATATTTGGTTTGTTTGTAATCGGATCGGCACTGGCGGTCTTTCCGAATGACAGCAGCTGGGGAAGCATCTATTCGATCCTTGGCGGGATTGTTCTGGTGACAGGAATCGCCCTCTTGCTGAAACCGGTGATCAGGAGGAAAAACATCCATATTTTATGTATTGCCGGATGCATTGCGCTGCTTTTCGGATTCTTTACCCTGTCAGACTATGTTACGGTGACACAGTTTCATCAGGTGCCGCGGTTCAGTTATGAAAAAACTTACGGTACGGATGAAGTGGTATATCAAACGATATTTTTTACAGCGGTCCAGAAAAATCCGGGAACCAATACAGAGGAGGTTGCGCTGGTAGGGAAATGAGGCCGCCTGTCGGTGAGTTCCGGCGGAAAGCCCGGGATGCCGGAAACGGATCCCGGGTTTTCCGCGTCTGTTCCGGTATGGCTTGTAGGAATGCTCCTGTCTGATCTGAAAAATAATAAAAAAGACACAGATTTT
This genomic window contains:
- a CDS encoding helix-turn-helix domain-containing protein; the protein is MADRIEGFRMVTVGGAQTVNLYQLADGPVRFNELLRRIEIAQGTLSKQLKYLEQEGIIRRNVQTEGALKVEYELTPIGKKFKKVLTAIEEWGEEYIAYLNGKKE
- a CDS encoding TIGR00266 family protein; this translates as MKYEIREAPFSVLECSLSAGESMKCQKGAMAWMTRGITMQTKAGGIGKMFKKAIAGESAFWNNYMAEADGQIAFSTTFPGKIIPVDVGTMPIVAQKSAFLASEAGVEMNIYLQEKIGAGFFGGEGFIMEQFSGRGYVFLEIDGGFVEKQLEAGEEIVVDSGYLAAMDQSCSMRIERIKGIGNVMLGGEGLFNTIITGPGKVWLQTMPISAFVDGIVPHMPFKRE
- the panF gene encoding sodium/pantothenate symporter; the protein is MTGNQKIILLIFIGYLLANAVFGIVGGRKQSASTGMSEEKKFFIGGRSMNGLVLAMTTMATYTSVSSFISGPGAAGLTYGYAQVWIAAVQVPVTFLVLGVLGNKLALVSRRTGAVTVVGYLKARYKSSVLVIVTSILMVAFCIAQMIGQFTGGATLIASITGLDHKISLFIFGAVVIAYTAFGGFSAVALTDTLQGIIMCVGTFLFLFFVLRAGGGLAGIDAGLRNNLPGVYDNLFAKYPPGSLISFWVLVGFGTLGLPQTAVRSMGFRNTKSLHSAMWIGCITCSFIMVGMHLAGCWAGALVDTDTLPTSDYFVPYIVQKIMPVGIAGIFLAAPMAAVMSTADSLLILAAAAIVRDLWKNYVVKDDPVRLKRYGRHMHLASILITIALGLFTILLTLDPPDIIFFLNLFAFGGLECTFLWPLIGGLFWKKGTKQAAIASAIGAVAAYIFCYFFVHVAGINAVIWGLLAGGILYFVIGLITSRNHPLDPDIMDNCF
- a CDS encoding YhdT family protein: MKKLTRQEKHAQCIREIRATLIVVAICCAWHITTAFALNGSGLYFLGMPAWLSVSVFGTIILALAGVWILLKFVFINFEYEDEENDGEEQ
- a CDS encoding sulfite exporter TauE/SafE family protein; translated protein: MSKDISKTMSDKKGKEPRKNRWEKLLLILCLSAAAGTVFFGAVFFRRPDQGILRPWLFVYFTGMVLFWQLLVIFRVCLWNAYGIAGILKRGKRILLRVLSVLFCIFLILALMIFWGIGWLSKPLGTEIKKNANGTYSGGFGFYLERDSLYEDGGPFYLRYLRPMSGPEDTDASITEKEWRDARAAEAKKRQDEQKKTERKSSETETTTGTADRPAQEKPDASCRERDAKQEKSDPSYRDSHAEQEKRMRQTEAGYRAVRKKWYPKSKTFEKNYDAKGNSYYVLKSSEQEIRYLMYARDSSNNRCGLYVYGQVRRNADGSYSLTDAALKDIYAYEYRTGKAVSSGKTAWSDPGSAEYRKLTGE
- a CDS encoding helix-turn-helix transcriptional regulator encodes the protein MDQKKTGQFLKTLRKEKQLTQEGLAEKLGVSGRTVSRWETGTNMPDISLLVELAEFYQVSIPEIIDGERKSEDMNQETKETAVKLAEYSKHEVHAEKRKILSVLLTIFGLFVIGSALAVFPNDSSWGSIYSILGGIVLVTGIALLLKPVIRRKNIHILCIAGCIALLFGFFTLSDYVTVTQFHQVPRFSYEKTYGTDEVVYQTIFFTAVQKNPGTNTEEVALVGK